The Ignavibacteriales bacterium DNA segment ACAGTTGTAATTTACTTTTACCTATTAAAAAGATATGAGAAACTTTCCCCGGGCTGTCACCAACCACTTGGTGACAGCGGGTAGATAGTATAAAGCTATGAATGATAAAAATCCATTTGTTGTTCTCTCGTCAGTCACAGCTTGTCCCGATCACGAGAAACCATTTTGCCTGGCAGTCACGAACCATTTCGTGACTGAATAGTATGGGAAGAAGAGGACGATTAAACTTAATTGATGAGCGATTTTTCTTTGTAACAACGACAATAGTTGGTTTTACAAAAGTCTTCACCGGGGATATTTACTGCGATATTTTAATAAGAAATATTTTGCATTACCAAAAGAAATATCAATTCACCGTAATTGCATACGTGATAATGCCCTCACATTTTCATTGGATACTTGAAGTAAATCCAAAACTCGGAACTATATCTGATATTATGAGAGATATAAAAAAATATTCTGCCTGGGATATTATGGAAGAAATCCAAAAGAAAGATAAAACTCTTGCTAATATTTTTTTCGAAGCAGGCAAAGGGATAAAAAATCACAAAAGAAAATTCTGGATGAAAAGATTTGACGATGAAGTAATTAGAAATGAGAAAATGTTCTGGACTAAACTGCATTACATTCATAATAATCCCCTTGAAGCCGGATTAGTCAATAGACCTGAACATTATAAATACTCAAGTGCAAAAGATTATATTTCCGGTGTTAATTCAGATTTACCTGTTGATACTTCTTTGGCGGGTATTGAAATTAAATAAAACCCTGTCACGAAGTGGTTCGTGACAGCCAAGGAAACATTAAATTATCTTTTTTCTTTTGTATTCACTATCTATTGGTCGTCAATAGCAGCTTGTTATAAGCGTTTTTAAATTTATTTTATTTTTACCATCTCCTAACGTTTTAGCTATGAGTAGTTCATTTATTCAACCCTATTGCCATTTTATAGGCCATTGCAGCATCGGGTAGCGGCGTTAACGCATCTAATAAAATATTGTAAGTCCCTTTTGCAGACAGTTCGTCAGCAACTTTTTTAATTAAAGCTAATGTAGCTTTCATCAAACTTGAACCAAGACTTAAACGAGCAACACCTAAATCCTGCAGTTCACTTACAGATGGTGGTAATCCTATCCCAACCTTAGGGTTTGCAAGAATATTAATTGGGGCATTAATTTCCTTAACCAATGTTGAAATCGTTTCTTTTTCCCATACAGGTTGTACAAATATGCAGTCGGCACCAGCTTCCCGGTATTTATTGCCACGCTTAATTGATTCAGATAATTTTTCTCGTGGCGAACCTGACGAAGTATAAAATGAATCCGTTCTTGCATTTATTACTAAATGAAAGCCCAGTGTATCTGATAATGCACGAATGGCTGATATTCTTTCACAAAATTCCATCTCGTCAATTAATATTGGATTTAAATCAATACTGTCTTCAATGTTTATTCCAACAATTCCTGTTGCAATTATCTTTTTAACAGAATGAATTATTTCATTTAAATTATTTCCATATCCTGCTTCTATATCAACAGTTACGGAACTTGTACTGCATTTACGATTCCCGTAATAGTTTCAATCATTTCTGACAATTGTATTACCTGGCAGTCAGGATACCCTAAAGAGGCAGCTATTCCCATACTTGTTGTTGCGATTGCTTTATAGCCACTTGCTTCTATTAATTTAGAACTTCCGATGTCCCACGAGTTTAACAGAACCAAAATTTCTTTGTCCTGATGAAATTTCAAGAACAGTTCGGCTTTTTCTTTTTGAATACTTGCAACCATAATATGGTCCTTTTTTAATTTAATTTTAATACATATGACTTCTCATTGAATAGCCATAAATAAATCTATTGTATTTTGATTATACTTAATATGATACGAAGCTTATAACGACGTTGCGCCTAACCCGCCGCCCATAACAGGGAAGCCAAGTAAAACACAACTGATAAATATTAAACAAACTGCACTTAACTTGCATCAGCAAGTGCAGTTTGTAAGTTAATTAATTATCCCGAAGGGATCCCTACGGGAGAACGAACACTTAGAACAAAATGCTTAACAAAAACCAAACGCCAAAAATTATAAAATCGCCGAACTAAAATGGCGGTCGGGTTGAGGCGCTGGTTAGCTACCTTTAATATTACTCTAATCTTCTTTCTTTAAAATAATATCTTATGCCTAAATTAAGATTTAAGCCTCCATAATTCTCAGTGTAATTTAAAACATCACTTCGCATAAAATTATATTGCGGTTCAAAAAATATTGAAATAGGACTTTGATCAAAATTCTTTTCAAGCACAGCACCAAAAAAGAATCCAAATACTCCAGAACCATCTACAGATAATCTAACTGAGCCGCTATTGTTTTTTTGTTCTTCAGAAACAATTGAATAAGTAATTCCCGCATTTACTCCTAAGGTTAAATCTTGACTTAAAAAGAAATTATATAAAAATCCACCGTTTACTAACCATTGTGTAAAACTCGCAGAACCTTCTCTTGATTCTGAAACTAAAACAGGTGTTCCATTGACAATACTATAAGTTTGAATTACAGGAGTTCCACTTTTAGAAAATAAAGTTGCTTTACCATAAATATATGATCTTGTAGATAATGGCAATCCAACTCCTAAGCCATATACAAATCCGAATTGTGAATCATAAGTTTTATCGAAATCTTCAATTGAAGTAAGAAATATTCCAGAATGAACAGATAAGTAAGCAGATTTTAAATTTTCACTTTGAGCATAAATTGAAAATGAACTTAAAAGTATAACAACTATTATGATTTTCTTTTGCATATTTTTTTCCATTAAATATTTTTGGTAGCTAACGACGTTGCGCCTAACCCGCCGCCCAGAACAAGTGCGACAAACTAAAACGCATTGCCAAATATTTAGCCGTAGGTGCTTATCTTGCGTCAGCAAAGCACCGAAGGCAAGTTAATTAATTATCCCGAAGGGATCCCTACGGGAGAACGAACACTTAGAACAAAATGCCGAACAAAATATAAACGCCAAAAATTATAAATCCGCCAAACTAAAATGGCGGTCGGCGTTGAGGCGCTTGTTATGTGTTGCTCTGCCACCGAGAACTTTTTGTTTTTCTACCAATATCATCTGTTATTTCTAATTTGGGTTTTATTTCAGTTATGTTAAGTACTTTTGCATTTCTTTTTAATAATTTCCCAAATTGTGCATTAAATGAGTAATATGCTGGTGTACCAACATTACTATAAAACCCTCCAGAATATACACGTAAAATTTCAGCTGTAGTAAATATTTCATTCTTAAAACCCGTAATAATAACTTTAATCCTATCAACACTTACTTCAATATTATCTTTCATTCTACTCCCTATATAATTATCATTAAATATTTATTAACTAGATATTAGATGTACGCTATTATTTATTTAATAATATTTTGAATTTTTGTTCAGCGAGTTTCATTGAATTTTCCAGAATTTCTAAGTTGCTTAAAAGTAGTATATTTTTCGAAGTGAATCTATTATCAACTAGATACCAAGTAAGTTTATCACTATCAATTGAATATCCTAATTCGAATCCATCTTCAGTAATAAATTTGTTTTCTAGATAATATAGATGTAGAGCTAAATCTTGAGCTGAATCTTTCTTTAATTTTTCCATAGCTTCTGATAATGCTAAAAAGTCATCATAAGTAAGTGCGACATCATTACCCCATCTACTATGAATGGAAATATAATAAAAATAATGTGGTTCATTGTTGATTATCAATTTTCGTACTGTAGAGTTAGCGCTACCACCTCCTATAAACTCAAGTCTTGAAAGTTTATAGTCAATAAATTTTATGATAGTACCTGTTTTTGAGGCCAATTGATTAAACTTCGATTCCTCTTTTGTGATTTCTTGGGCAAAAATTGATGTCCCCAAAATGAAAAGAATTGACAAAATCCAAAATTTATTCTTCATATTGATCACTTAGTTTTTTTGTTTTTTATAAATTTCATTTATAGAATTGAAAATAAAAATGAAAACACATAACTATTAATCATACTGCCAAAATTCCATATAACATTCCGGCAGCAAGAATGTTGTATTCCTATTGAAACTTGATTTAAATAATATTTTCAAAACTTTCCACCGCATATCATACCAATGGTTATAGGATGTGGCACAGCCATCACCTTGTGGTTATCCAACGGGCTTTTAATTTCTCCACTACTTCTTATAAAATTTATTTTCTGTTTTATTATCCTTATCCTGTCACATAGCATCGTATTCACAAAAACATCCTCAATTGTTTGATTAAACTTATTAACTGCTTTCGCCAATGTCAAATAATTCTTAAAACTTTTTTAATTATTTTTTTATGCAGCGCCTCATATTTCGTAAGTAACAAAATTTATTTAAATATTTAATTAACTGCATCAGTATCTCTAAGATAACTAAAACCGTTAAAACGGTCGACAGTTAAATTTTTTAAGTTCTCAACGGGATTTGGCTTGCCATCCCCTTGGGAAATCCCGTTGAGAATGTAAATCAAATAATGATTAACCGTTTCTCCATAGGAGTCCTTCGGACAACGGTTTATAATAATAAATCAGGCAGCTTAAATGTTTTTTAATTATTTTATTTACTCTGCATTTCACTTATTTCCTTTCCACCATTCCCCAAAAATTTCCCTCAAAAACTCAACTTCACCAAATTTTCTGTAATAAATTTTTACAAATAATACTTTTTACCGACAGGAGTAGGTAGTTAGTTGCTATAATGCTCGTATAATTTGTAAAATTCATCGCCATGGATTGCAAATTCACCTCCATGGATTGCAAAAACACCCTCAAAGATTGCAAATTCAGCGGGCTTTTTTTCAGGATCATCTATTAAGATGGCATAAAACGCAAGTAATTTGTAAAATTAATCGTCATGGATTGCAAATTAATCGTCATGGATTGCAAATTCACCTCCATGGATTACAAATTCATGTATAAATTTTGCAAATATATTTTGTCATTCTTTAAAAAGAATAAAATTTTGCACTTTTTACTATCATTTATTGAAATTTTGGCTTTGACTAAGAATTGGGTTCTACTAAAAATTGGTTTGGCACAGCTTTTGGTAGTTATATATTGAACGTCAAAACTTGATTCTTAAAAATAAAAACAGGATAAAGTTTTTGGTGTTCGAATAATTAACTCAATCATTAATAAATTCTTGGAGCCAAACATGGCTAAAAATAATTTCCTGCCGGACACATTAGCCGGCCTCGATAGCTGGGCAGAAAACTTCCTGGCAAAACTTCCTACATACGCAGCAGCGTTCGGGTTATCACCTGCACAGGTAACTGCGTTAACTAATTTAGTCACAGCTCAGCGCACGGCGTATATCGCATTGCTAACAGCCACAGCCAATTACCACGCAAAGGTAGATGAAGCCAAAGTGAAACGGGTTGATTCTATCAGTTCTTCCAATGGTATAAGGGCAATGGTTAAAATAATGAAAGCAAGCCCGGGCTACACAACATTCGGCGGCGAAGATCTCGGCATCGAGGCGGATACCCCACCCCCATTACCTGATAATCTTCAGGCGACCATAAAAGCGAAAGTCCTTCCGGATAATACTGTAAGGATCACCTGCGTAATGGATATCGCAGACACTTATAATGTTTACTGCAAGCGCGGCGCTGAAACTGAATTCACATTTATCGGGTACTCGACTGCCCCTAAATTCATAGACGCACGTCCTAAGCTTAACGGCGCCCCTGAAAAAAGGGAATATAAAACAGTCCTGGTAATAAAAAATACCGAAGTCGGCAATGCATCAGACCCCACTACCGTTATAATCGGTTAATGAATGCATTGAGAACAAATCACCCCACCCCCCAAAAAGGAAAAACTATAGTAACTTAAAATGATATGTATCGCAAAATAAAGGCGATCGGCAGAAAAGCTGATCGCCTTTTTTTATTAGTTCTCTTTGTGCTGCTTTGAGTCTTTGTGTCTTGGTGGCGGAAAAGTAAATTGCCACAAAGTCACCAAGACACGAAGATTCACGAAGAATTACTTCACAAAAAAAAGACCGCCACAAGGGACGGTCTTGTTATGATTATAAATTCTCTAAAAAATTATTTAATCAGCATTAGCTTCTTTGTTTGCTTGTAAGATTTATTGCCATCAATAGAAGATGCCTCAATGCGGTAGAAGTAAATTCCGCTTGATAAAACCTCTGCTGAAAATTCTATCTCATATTTACCAGCCTTTTGCACACCATTTGAAAGTGATGCAACTTCATTACCGATGATATCAAAAACGGTAAGCTGTACAAAACTTTCTGAAGGCAGATAATAACTGATAACTGTAGAAGGATTAAATGGATTAGGATATGCATTGAATAAAACATAGTCATCGGGAACGGGAAGTGTTTCATTAACATCTGTAAATGGGACGTAAGAATAAATCACTTTGAAGAAATTTAACCAATCAACACCTGTCCAAATTTGTGAAATAACTTCAGCCAGGAGATTGTTGATATCATAGGAATAGGTATCAAAACCATCATTTTCCCAACCGGTTCCTGCATCCCAACTTTCACTAAGTCCGGTCAATAACTGATTGTTTGAGTTGTAAGTAAAAGTGCCCCGGCTCAGGTTTACCCAGTCAGAACCAACCATATCCCAGTTCTGAGAAATTTCTTCAGTGTTATTATTATTTGAATCAAAAGTGGATACTGTGCGGTAAGAATTTTCCCACCCTGTAGCAGGTATCCAAATTTGATTTAAATATTCAGTCTGATTGCCATTAGAATCATAAGTATAAAGATTCTGGGAGGAATTGTCCCATACAGCGCCCGACCACAAATATGATACCTGAGAGATTATATCGTCATTGGAATTATACGCAGTATTAGTTTTCGATTGATTAACCCATGCGCCTCCGGACCAATTCTGGTATAGACTTTCGGTTACAAGATCGCTCGCATTGTATGTGTTTGTGGTTTGATAATTGTTTTCCCATGCACCACCCATCCAAAGTTGATATATATAAGTATGAACTAAATTATTCGAGATATAAGTGTACTGCTCTCTGCTCAGGTTTTCCCATGCACCGCCCACCCAATCCTGATTAATTGTCTCGGTATTTTGATCGGAGCCGTTATAAGAATAAAGTGATTGAGAATTATTCTCCCAGTCAGCGCCTGTCCAGGATTGACCAACGCTTAAAGTAAGCAACCCGCCCCCTGAGTATGAGAATACCGTTCTCGAATAATTTTCCCACGCTGTACCGGACCAGCTTTCTATAAGAAATTCAGAAAAATCAAATGAAGCAGTGTAAGTAAAAGTATATCTGAAATAATTTTCCCACGCACCGGTCCATAATTGATAAGTAAAACTGCTGAAGATGTAACCATCCAGAGTTTTACCAACAGTATGATTGGCTAAAACCCCTTGCTCATTTTTCTCCAATAAAATATCCATAAACTTTTCAGGAGTTAAGCCCTTGAGCTGATCAGGTGAGAGTGTTATTGGAGATTGTATATTATTTATTTGAGCGTTGACAGGTGGGAATAGAAAAGTAACCATTAGAAACAAGAACAAAACGTGTAATAAAGTTTTCATTTGGTGCTCCTTAAAATTGTTGTTGATTAAAGTTAACAATTCTACTAATAAAAGTCCAATTTTCAGAGGATATATTTTCCTTTGAGCGTTTTCAAAATGACACCAATTCTTATTTTGCGTAAGGTGAACTCAAAAAAAATCCCGCCGGAGCGGGATTAGAATTATTCAGTGCAAAAGGAAAAATAATATTTCTATTTAATCATCAACATTTTTTTAGTTTCAGTATAACTGCCAGCTGTAAGCGTATAGTAGTAAACACCGCTGTTCAAGGCTGTACCATCAAATTCAATTTGATGTGTGCCTGCACTTTTTCTTTCATTGATGATCTGCGCAACCTCTCGTCCAAGTACATCATAAATTTTCAAGCTGACAAATTCATCATTAGGAATAGAGAAACTTATTAATGTAGCAGGGTTAAAAGGGTTGGGGTAATTCTGAGAAAGAGAATAATCCTTTGTAACCATTACTTCAACTTCAACCGTGTTTGAATATTCAAAGCTTCCGTCAAAGTCAATTTGTTTTAGTCTGTATTGATATTTTCCAGAAGCGGTTGGCTCATCACTAAATGAATAATGATGCAGTTCTGTTGAAGTACCAAAGCCGGCAATGAATCCGACTTTCTCCCAATTTTCAGAAGTTGAAGAAGTCCGCTGGATTTCAAACCCCTGGTTATTTGTTTCGGTAGCTGTTACCCAACCAAGATTAATTGAATTCCCAATTACATCAGCATTAAATGATACAAGTTCTACAGGAATAACAGGGAAAGTATATTCATAGACGCCTGCTCCTGAACCGATTGGAGAGGAACATCCGGCAAACAATGTGTGGCTGCCGGTTGAATTAAATACAAGTGCTCTAATTGAATAAACATCAAGCATTGTTCCGCCATTGAAAGACGTCCAATTTGCTCCGCCATCGGTAGTCCCCCAAACGCCAATGTTTACAAAAGTACTTCTGTCTAATCCAACAAAATATTCTGTAGTTGAGCCCGGTCTGAAAGTGGCAGAACGAATAAGTGTACCTACATCTTGCGGTGCACCATTAAATTTACGAGTCCAGTTTGCGCCTGCATCAGTGCTGATGTAAACTCCGCCGTTTGCAGTATTCATAAATAATCCTGCAAGTAAATAATTGGAATTAGCATCGCTAACATTGATAACTCGTACAGGATTTCTATCTCCCGGGGTTTGGGGGATTCCATTGCTGGTATTAAACCAGTTACCGCCACCATTGGATGTTTTATATACTATTGAAGGTCCAATACCAGTGTCAGCAGTTACAACGAAGAAAGAGGTACCTGCGTACACAACGTTATTATCAACCGGATCAAATGCTAAAGATAAAAAATTTCTTTGAGCTGCCATACCATTTACTGAAGGGAACCAATTTGCCCCTCCGTCTGTGGTTTTAAAGAGTCCATTTATTGAATTTAATACCCCATCGAACACTGCTGCATAAACTGTATTTGGATTAGTCGGATCAATTGCAAGAGCTTGGATTGAAATATTGGATTCGTTTATTCCAGTATTCACCTTCGTCCAGTTTCCGCCGCCATCAGTAGTTTTATAAACACCGCTGTTTGCGTTGCCGCCGGCAGTACCGACATAAAGAACATTTGGATTGTTCTTTGAAATATCAATTGCCTGGACCTGTACAAAAGTCAAACCGGTGTTCGCAGTATTCCATGTAGTTCCGCCGTCTGTGGTTTTATAAACACCAAAATCAAGACCGACAGAATACATGATATCCTGGTTAGAAGGATCAATCACCATTCCATAAACACGCCCAATACTCGTTGTGGTTGTAGTCCAAATTTCCGGACCATTCTGAGCTATGATGGTTGTTGTAAAAAGAAAGGTGAGTGAAAGAAAGTAAAAAAGTTTTTTCATAGGACACTCTCCGAATAATGAAATGAATAATTAAATAATTAATTGAACAGTTCGATCTGAAATTAGAATTAAATTAAATCATAGTCAACATGTATTTTAAACAAATCTATTCGCACAATTGAGGAGAGATTTTAGTGTTGAAAAAAAGACCGCCACACGTGACGGTCTTAATTTTACGAATAACATTGCAGCAGAACTATTTCATCAGCATCATCTTCTTAGTTTCAACAAAACTACCCGCCCCGCTTACCGGGTAAACTCGTAGTTGATAGTAGTACACTCCGCTGGACAGGCTGATAGCCTGTCCTACATTAAACTCCACTTCGTAAGTGCCGGGCTGTTGTGTTTCGTTTACGAGTGTTGCAACTTCGTTGCCAAGTATGTCATACACAAGAAGCCTCACCCCCAACCCCTCTCCAAAGGAGAGGGGAGTTGAAGGAATTGTATATTTTATTTTTGTTGTGGGATTAAATGGATTAGGATAATTCTGCTCAAGTGAAAATTCTGTTGGTGAATTTATTTCAATTTCAACTGTGTTTGAATATTCAAAGCTTCCATCAAAATCTATTTGCTTTAATCTGTATTGATATTTACCACTTGAAAGATTTTCATCAGTGAAAGAATAACTCTTAGGTTCGGTAGTAGTCCCAAACCCTGGAACGAAACCTATTGCCTCAAAAGTCCCTTCTCCTTTGGAGAAGGGGTTGGGGATGAGGCTTCTTTCTAATTCAAATCCGCTGTTGTTCGTTTCAGTTGCTGTTTGCCAATTAAGTGAAACTGAATTTTGCGTTACTGTTGCAGTGAAACTTTGTAACTCAACTGGAACAATTGGATTTCCCAATTCACCAAATTTATTTATATCCTGTGCATAGATATCATGATTGGATGAGCGCATATCACCCCATGCAAGATTACAATTAAAATTGTTATCAATTGAAGAAGCTAACTGCAATTTGTCTTGTGTGGAATTTGAAAGTGTAACAAAATCACCGCTCCAGATAAAATCACCGTTTGCATCACACGCAAATCCTTCAACAGTTTGATTTAATCCGCTTCCGTTTCCAACTAAGTAAAAAAGATTTGCAGCACCATTTCCCATTAGTTCATTAAGATAGCTGATGGAAGCCGTGAATGGCGCACTTAAATCTTTAAATATTTTAGCATTGTCTCCCCACAATCTTTCGCCTGTTGGAGAAAGTAACTGTCCTGAAATTCCATTCTGATTTTGGTTTGCATCCGTTTCCATCCAGAAAGTAAAAGTTTGTTGAGTAACCGGATCGAAAGCCGCAACAGGATTGAATTTATGTCTATTAGCTTTTAAAGATAGCTCGGCTCCATTTTCAGGGAAGTAGATTGTTCCGTTGGATGAAATACGTTGAGCAAATCCGCTTTGAAGATTATTAAAGTCTCTATCATCATGCCAAGCCGCTATAGCGCCATTTAAATTATCAGAATAAACTTCCGGAACACTGAATGAAGAAATAGTTCCAAGATTTTGCAGCATTACCCCTCCCGTTCCCCATTCAAACAAACCGTCAGCATCAAGTTTGGTTGCCCGAAGTTTTACTGTCTGTGCAGGAAAAGTTCCTGTAACTGTGGTGTGAACCACAATCACTGCATCATTATCCGAAGCAACTACATCAGGATAGCTATAACCTTCACTCACCGATTGAATAAGGATGGGGTCGGTTCCCCAAAGTTTGGTTCCGTCCGGCGAGAGTTTTTGATTTGCTATTTGTGATTGATCTGCATCCACTACCCATGAAAAAACAAAATTACCATCTGTTGTTTCAGTAATCTTCGGCGCCGCTTGAAAATCAGTTGATGTTGATAAACTTATTCCATCACTACCCCATAGGAAATTGCCTTCGGGACTAATTAGGTAAGCAAACACGTTTAAGTTACCTGAATTTCTCGAATCACAAAAAGCGAGCACGGCATTGTCATTATGATCTACAATAAGATCGTAATCAACAATAAAAGTAAAATTAGGATTGTCGCTTATCAGCAAGCCATTGTCTGCCCATAACTCGAAACCGGCAGGATCAAGTCTTTGAAGATAAACATGATAATCGCCTGAGCGCGTATCAAACCACGAAATGTAACAGCCTCCATCGGATGTAGAAACTATTTTTGCCAAAGCCTGATCACCGGCTGCATCACAAACTGCAAGATTTACTGAAGGATCGCTTGACCATTGCGGAAAGATTGTACTTGAAGTGGAGAAAAAGAGGATAAATAAACAGATTATTGCTGAGTAAAGATTTTTCATACTGCGTCTCTTTAGTTATTGTGGAAATAATACTTGCACCTAATAAAAAATATTCATTTAATAGTTTAAATCAAATTCAATTATTTCATATAATTAAAATCGAAAATTGTAAATTAACAGACACAAATTTTAAATATTAGTATCTAAAATTGTTTAGAAAATAAAGGAGTAATTTATCCAATGAGTTCGTACTTAGAAACTGCAAAAAATGTTTACAAAGAAGCTGCTGAAAATCCGCAAAAAGGCTTATGCTGTACCACCACCCCAATTTGGCAATTTCCCGATCTGAATATTCCCAAAGAAATGCTTGAAATGAATTACGGCTGCGGCAGCACCGTAAACCCGCGTGATTTAGTCAATAACCCGAAAATACTTTATGTTGGAGTGGGCGGGGGAATGGAACTGCTTCAGTTTTCATACTTCAGTCGTGAAGAAAAAAATGTAATTGGAATTGATCCCGTCGAAGAAATGATTTCTAAATGCGATCAAAACCTTTACTTAGCCGAAGAACAAAACAGTTGGTTCAATAGAAATTTTGTTGATCTTCGGAATGGTGATGCTTTGGATCTCCCAATCGAAAATGAAACGATTGATATTGCTGCACAAAATTGTTTGTTCAATATTTTTCATAAAGAAGAATTAAAAACAGCTCTCGGGGAGATGTTCCGTGTGCTGAAACCAAATGGACGATTGGTTTTAAGTGATCCTGTATGTGAGGATTTTATTCCCGATGATTTGCGAAATGATGAAACACTTCGAGCATTGTGTTTGAGCGGTGCAATTCCTCTCAAAGATTATTTGAAAA contains these protein-coding regions:
- a CDS encoding isocitrate lyase/phosphoenolpyruvate mutase family protein — encoded protein: MEAGYGNNLNEIIHSVKKIIATGIVGINIEDSIDLNPILIDEMEFCERISAIRALSDTLGFHLVINARTDSFYTSSGSPREKLSESIKRGNKYREAGADCIFVQPVWEKETISTLVKEINAPINILANPKVGIGLPPSVSELQDLGVARLSLGSSLMKATLALIKKVADELSAKGTYNILLDALTPLPDAAMAYKMAIGLNK
- a CDS encoding T9SS type A sorting domain-containing protein, which encodes MKTLLHVLFLFLMVTFLFPPVNAQINNIQSPITLSPDQLKGLTPEKFMDILLEKNEQGVLANHTVGKTLDGYIFSSFTYQLWTGAWENYFRYTFTYTASFDFSEFLIESWSGTAWENYSRTVFSYSGGGLLTLSVGQSWTGADWENNSQSLYSYNGSDQNTETINQDWVGGAWENLSREQYTYISNNLVHTYIYQLWMGGAWENNYQTTNTYNASDLVTESLYQNWSGGAWVNQSKTNTAYNSNDDIISQVSYLWSGAVWDNSSQNLYTYDSNGNQTEYLNQIWIPATGWENSYRTVSTFDSNNNNTEEISQNWDMVGSDWVNLSRGTFTYNSNNQLLTGLSESWDAGTGWENDGFDTYSYDINNLLAEVISQIWTGVDWLNFFKVIYSYVPFTDVNETLPVPDDYVLFNAYPNPFNPSTVISYYLPSESFVQLTVFDIIGNEVASLSNGVQKAGKYEIEFSAEVLSSGIYFYRIEASSIDGNKSYKQTKKLMLIK
- the arsM gene encoding arsenosugar biosynthesis arsenite methyltransferase ArsM, which codes for MSSYLETAKNVYKEAAENPQKGLCCTTTPIWQFPDLNIPKEMLEMNYGCGSTVNPRDLVNNPKILYVGVGGGMELLQFSYFSREEKNVIGIDPVEEMISKCDQNLYLAEEQNSWFNRNFVDLRNGDALDLPIENETIDIAAQNCLFNIFHKEELKTALGEMFRVLKPNGRLVLSDPVCEDFIPDDLRNDETLRALCLSGAIPLKDYLKMISEIGFGTIEVRAKRAYRMIDKLHYNTDHNIFVESVEICAIKDPMPEDGACVFTGKTAIYFGEDELYDDNKGHVLLYNQPLAVCDKTAAALKSLNRKDIFISESTYFYDGGVAANSRIFSSFT
- a CDS encoding T9SS type A sorting domain-containing protein encodes the protein MKKLFYFLSLTFLFTTTIIAQNGPEIWTTTTTSIGRVYGMVIDPSNQDIMYSVGLDFGVYKTTDGGTTWNTANTGLTFVQVQAIDISKNNPNVLYVGTAGGNANSGVYKTTDGGGNWTKVNTGINESNISIQALAIDPTNPNTVYAAVFDGVLNSINGLFKTTDGGANWFPSVNGMAAQRNFLSLAFDPVDNNVVYAGTSFFVVTADTGIGPSIVYKTSNGGGNWFNTSNGIPQTPGDRNPVRVINVSDANSNYLLAGLFMNTANGGVYISTDAGANWTRKFNGAPQDVGTLIRSATFRPGSTTEYFVGLDRSTFVNIGVWGTTDGGANWTSFNGGTMLDVYSIRALVFNSTGSHTLFAGCSSPIGSGAGVYEYTFPVIPVELVSFNADVIGNSINLGWVTATETNNQGFEIQRTSSTSENWEKVGFIAGFGTSTELHHYSFSDEPTASGKYQYRLKQIDFDGSFEYSNTVEVEVMVTKDYSLSQNYPNPFNPATLISFSIPNDEFVSLKIYDVLGREVAQIINERKSAGTHQIEFDGTALNSGVYYYTLTAGSYTETKKMLMIK
- a CDS encoding isocitrate lyase/phosphoenolpyruvate mutase family protein, translated to MVASIQKEKAELFLKFHQDKEILVLLNSWDIGSSKLIEASGYKAIATTSMGIAASLGYPDCQVIQLSEMIETITGIVNAVQVP
- a CDS encoding transposase, with translation MGRRGRLNLIDERFFFVTTTIVGFTKVFTGDIYCDILIRNILHYQKKYQFTVIAYVIMPSHFHWILEVNPKLGTISDIMRDIKKYSAWDIMEEIQKKDKTLANIFFEAGKGIKNHKRKFWMKRFDDEVIRNEKMFWTKLHYIHNNPLEAGLVNRPEHYKYSSAKDYISGVNSDLPVDTSLAGIEIK